The proteins below are encoded in one region of Salvelinus fontinalis isolate EN_2023a chromosome 10, ASM2944872v1, whole genome shotgun sequence:
- the LOC129863161 gene encoding putative thiamine transporter SLC35F3, with translation MNKQTAKVSPSPSPGPAVFLLPTPQEHAERQRGPQPAAEDGQDGGQGGGKGGGKGGGQAEDCVEEKREDSKSRCARCPLRAMCRAAWGLVLGCCVALAWAVGTHSAKQSLEQLHAPFFTIWFCSTWNLLLFPLYYLGHLLGAEQRQWPTACFRQCSGFLVEEDMTVRVLLKGAAPFSVLWSLSGYLYLLALCRISAGDASAILCCSQGFIFLLSWIGLNDRFMGVRIVAVILSITGIVMMAYADGFHSDSITGVALAVGSASTTALYKVLFRKRVGEVQPGTASVLLSCVGLCCCVLHSWVCVILYLTHVEYWPPIQYIPWDALCVMASLLLAFNVLVNLGSVLAYPSLISLGMLLSIPANSAVDFYVAAAPQLSQVRVAAAAIIGVGYLLLLLPGDWDDSVVHWIEGLWQGGWKEDSVVGEDGGADGGEIAKPKPKQAGIASLT, from the exons ATGAACAAACAAACAGCCAAAGTGTCTCCCTCGCCCTCCCCTGGTCCTGCTGTCTTTCTGCTGCCCACTCCACAGG AGCATGCTGAAAGACAGAGGGGACCCCAGCCCGCGGCTGAAGATGGGCAGGATGGAGGGCAGGGTGGGGGGAAGGgtggagggaagggtggagggcaGGCAGAAGAttgtgtggaggagaagagagaggatagTAAGAGCCGCTGTGCCCGCTGCCCGCTGAGAGCCATGTGTCGAGCTGCGTGGGGGCTGGTCCTTGGGTGCTGTGTGGCCCTGGCGTGGGCAGTGGGCACACACAGTGCCAAGCAGTCTCTGGAGCAGCTCCATGCCCCCTTCTTCACTATTTGGTTCTGCAGTACATggaacctcctcctcttccccctctactACCTGGGACATCTGCTAGGGGCAGAGCAGAGACAGTGGCCCACAGCGTGCTTCAG GCAGTGCAGTGGCTTCCTGGTGGAGGAGGACATGACAGTGAGAGTGCTCCTGAAGGGTGCAGCACCGTTCTCCGTGCTGTGGAGTCTCTCAGGCTACCTGTACCTGCTGGCCCTTTGTCGCATCTCAGCAGGTGACGCCAGCGCCATTCTCTGCTGTAGCCAGGGCTTCATCTTCCTCCTATCCTGGATCGGACTCAACGACCGGTTCATGGGTGTACGG ATAGTGGCTGTAATTCTCTCCATCACAGGAATCGTCATGATGGCGTATGCTGATGGTTTCCATAGCGACTCAATCACAGGGGTGGCCCTGGCAGTAGGCTCAGCTTCAACCACTGCCCTGTACAAG GTGTTGTTTAGAAAGCGAGTGGGAGAGGTGCAGCCAGGTACGGCCAGTGTTCTGCTGTCCTGTGTGGGGTTATGCTGCTGTGTCCTCCACTCCTGGGTGTGTGTGATACTTTACCTCACACATGTGGAGTACTGGCCTCCAATCCAGTACATCCCCTGGGACGCATTGTGCGTGATGGCCTCCCTGCTCCTCG CTTTCAATGTCTTGGTGAATCTAGGAAGTGTGCTTGCCTACCCCTCCCTTATTTCTCTTGGAATGTTACTGAGCATCCCAGCTAATTCAG CAGTGGATTTCTATGTCGCTGCAGCCCCCCAGCTCAGCCAGGTCAGAGTGGCTGCAGCAGCTATCATCGGGGTGGGCTACCTCTTACTGCTGCTTCCTGGAGACTGGGATGACAGTGTTGTCCACTGGATAGAGGGTCTGTGGCAAGGAGGATGGAAAGAGGACAGTGTGGTTGGAGAAGATGGAGGAGCTGATGGAGGAGAAATTGCAAAGCCCAAGCCCAAACAAGCAGGCATTGCTTCCCTAACATGA